Below is a window of Geomonas oryzisoli DNA.
CCCGCCTTTTTGCCAAGGAACTCGGTGGAGTACGGCGCATGCATAGCCCGGGCGAAATTCGCCCTCTGCAACAGGATGCACGCCTCGGTCGCCATGGCGGGAATGGGGATACCGTCCATCGCCGTCTGCACCGATACGCGACTGCTCATGGTCGCGGAACTGGGGCTTCCCGCCTATTACGTGAAGGACGCGACCCCGGACCTGCTCCTGGAGCGGACCGGGCAGATGCTGCGGACTCTCGACGACGAGCGTGAGCGGCTGCTGACCCTGCAGGCGCAAACGCGGCAGGGGTACCTGGCCGCGCTGGACGGCGCTCTCTCCGCGTCATGAGCCGCTTAAGGGTACTGATCCTCAGGCCGGACAATATCGGCGACCTCGTCCTCTTCAGCGGGGCGCTCCCTCACATCAGGGAGCTGTACCCGGATGCGGAGATCACCCTGGCCGTGCAGGAGCATGTTACCGGCCTTTTCCTCTCCTGCCCCTTCATCGACTCCTGCGTCCCGGTCGGCACGCTTTCCTGGTGGGGTATCCCCGGGCCTGGTGGGGGACGCCTGCAGGCCCTTGTCAAAGCGGTCATCGACGGCGTCAACGGCGTTCGGAACGCGCTGCGGCCCCCTTTCGACGTAGTCATCTGCCCCTTGAAGTCCCCCGACCGGCATCACCTCGAGCTGGTGGCCCTCCTGCACGCGCCGCAGCGCTACGGCGTCGCGGGCTGCACCCTCAACCTCCCGCAAGCCGGCCTCCCGGCGAGGTTGCGGCCGCGGACGCTCTTCACCCGCTATTACGACGTCTCACAGGAGGACCCATGGCGGCATGAGCTGCAGTTCAACGCCGACTTCCTGCGTTTCGTCGGCTGCCGCGATGTCGCCCCTCATGATATCGCGCCGGTGTTATGGCTTTCCGAGCGGGACAGCCGCCATGTGCCCGCGCTACGGGATCCGGAGCGGAAAACGGTGGCGCTCTTCCCCGGGGCGGCCGCAAAGATTCGCTGCTGGGATGCGGCCAACTATGGCGAGTTGGCCGGGCGACTGCAACTCCCGGTAGTGTATGCGATATTCGGCAGCCCCGGCGATCACGGACTCGCTGTCGAGGTAGAGACCGCCATCAAGGCACGCTGTCCCTCGGCGACGGTAGTCAACCTGGCGGGACAGACCACCCTCAGGGAACTGGCCGCCTGTATCGGGCATTGCAATCTTTTCATCGGGTCGGAAACTTCGGGCCTGCACATGGCTATCGCCGCCGGCGTGCCGTCCGTCGGCATCGTCGGGGGGGGGCATTTCGGCAGGTTCGTGCCGTGGGGCGACCCGGAGCAGCATATCTTTCTGACCACGGAGCTTCAATGCTTTCACTGCAACTGGAAATGCGACAGGGGAGGGGAGTGCATAGCGAGCGTCACCGCCACCGAGGTCGCACAGGCGGCAACGCAACTGCTGCAGCGCCCCCAGGAGTGCCGTTCATGACCTTAGCTCACATGCCGCTACGCGCCGGAGGAACGCCGTGGCGCGCGTAAGGCTTTCCGTGATAACCCCGGTGTTCAACTGCGCACGCTTCATCGAGTTTTGTCTGGAGAACGTGATGCGGCAGGAGTGCCCCGAGGTCGAGCATGTCATCGTCGATGGCGGCTCCACCGACGGCACCGTCGCCATCATCGAGCGGTACGCGGCGCTCCATGACCACATACGGTACGTCTCGGAGCGGGATGAAGGTCAGTCCCACGCCATGAACAAGGGGATCGCCATGGCGCGGGGGGAGATCGTCGGTTTTTTGAATGCCGATGATTACTACGAGCCGGGAGCGCTCAGGGAGGTCCTGACCCAGTGGGACGGGCTGCCGGAACCCTCCCTTTTGGTGGGAAACTGCAACGTCTGGGACGATGATGGCAAACTCTGGTTCGTCAGCAGACCGGCCGGTATCAGCCTCAACAACCTCCTCCTCGGGCGCTACGTCGAGGCGTTCCCCATGAACCCGGCGGCGTACTTCTACCACAAGTCCCTGCACCTCAGGGTGGGCCCTTACCGCGTCGAAGAGCACGCCGCGATGGACCTCCACTTCATCTTCCGGGCGGTTCAGCACGCGCACGTGACGTACCGGGACCGCACCTGGGGGAATTACCGCTACCTCGAAGGGACCAAGACCTACGAGGGTGACAAATGCGGCGCGAACCAGGCGAGGGTACGGCAGATCACCGAACAGTACCGCCGGCAGCAGCCCGCGTTGCGCCGGATCCAGCTTGTCCTGCTCGAGAAGTTCGGGCGGCTCTTCCGCAAACCTGCCGGCGTCCCGGAGATACATTGAATGGAGCGGATACCGTTCGTATCGGTCATCATCCCGACCTACAACCGTGCGCACCTGCTGCTGCTCACGCTGGAGAGCTTTTTGGCGCAGGACTACCCGCGCGATCGCTACGAGATCATCGTCGCCGACAACAACTCAAGCGATGCTACCCGCGACGTGGCGCAGCGCTACCCGGACAGCTCGCCGGTGCCGGTCAGGTACCTGTTCGAGCCGCGCCAGGGGGTGCACTACGCGCGCAACGGCGCCGCCGTCCAGGCCAGGGGTGAAATCCTCTACTTCACCGACGACGACATGGTCGCCGAGCCGGGGCTTTTGCGGGAGTTGGTCAAGGTGTTCGAGCTGGCCCCCGATATAGGCAGCGCCACCGGGAAGGTGATCGGAAGGTTCGATGAGCCTCCCCCACGGTGGGTCAGGCGACATCTGATCAACTACCTCCTGAGCCTCACCCCCGAGGCCACGCCGGAAGAAGTGGTAATTTCCGAGACGGATATGGTATATAGCTGTCACCAGGCGGTCAGGCGCGATGCGTTCTTCCGCTGTGGCGGATTCAACCCGGAGAACACCGCCGGCGTCTGGATCGGCGACGGGGAAACCGGGCTCGGCATCAAGCTCGCCCAGAGCGGCTACCGCTTCGCGTACACGCCGCACTCGGTGATCCACCACCTGATACCGGCCTCGCGGACCACGCTGCGCTACCTGGTGCAAAGGATCGGCAACCAGGGATACTGCGATTCGTACACCGCCTACCGCACGCACCGCAACCGGGGACGCCTGGTACGGGGGATGCTCTGGCGCAACAGCGCCGGTGCCCTGAAGACGGCGCTGGTGACGGCGGGGCGCCTCATTCTCGGGAAGGAATCGTGGCAATTCATTCCGGCCCGCATCGCCTACCTGCACAAGAGAAACCTTTACGACCTCAGACTGCTCAGTGACCCGGCGTTTCGCGGCATGGTGGAAATAGACGACTGGCTGTCGCAACGCTGATCAAGGAACCGACATGATCGAACAGATAACCGAGGATGGAAAGATTCTCGCCATCATCATCCCTCACTCCTTCGCGGAGCCGGGAATCCGGTTCTTCACTCCCGACGACTTCTCCCAGCAGCTGGCCTACATGTCGCACCCGCAGGGGAAGGTCATCGATGCCCACGTGCACAACGCGGTGCTGCGCGAGGTGGTGTACACCCAGGAGGTGCTCTTCATTCGCAAGGGGAAGTTGAGGGTCGACTTCTACAACGACGGGCGCGAATACCTGGAAAGCCGGGTCCTCGTAGCCGGGGACGTGATCCTGCTCGCCTCCGGCGGCCACGGCATGGAAGCGCTTGAGCCCCTGGAGATGATCGAGGTGAAACAGGGACCGTATTCCGGTGACCAGGACAAGTCCCGCTTCGACGGCGTGGCGTGGCAGAACATCGTGCTTCAGGAGAGATGATGGACTTCATCCCGGTAAACGAACCGCTTTTGGACGGCAACGAGAAGAAGTACCTCGCCCAGTGCATCGACACCGGCTGGGTCTCATCGGAGGGGCCGTTCGTGCGCAGCCTGGAGGAGATGTTCGCGGCGCGCATGGGCAGGAGGTACGGGGTAGCTGTGTCAAACGGAACGGTCGCCCTCGAGGCTGCCATCGCAGCGCTCGAGCTGCCCCAGGGGAGCGAGGTGATTCTCCCCACCTTCACCATCATTTCCTGCGCCGCCGCGGTGATCCGCGCCGGTCTGGTCCCGGTTGTCGTGGACGCCGACCCCGCCACCTGGAACATGAACGTCGACCGGATCGAGGAAAAGATCACCCCCAGGACGTCGGCCATCATGGCCGTGCACATCTACGGACTACCGGTCCCTATGGCCCCGCTTCTGGAGATCGCCGAGCGCCACGGCCTGAAGGTCATCGAGGATGCGGCCCAGGCACACGGGCTTTGCTGCCAGGGCAGGCCCTGCGGCAGTTTCGGCGACATCAGCACCTTCAGCTTCTATCCGAACAAGCTCGTCACCACCGGGGAGGGAGGTATCATCCTCACCGATGATCCCGTGCTCGCTGAGCGGTGCCGGTCGCTGCGCAACCTCTGCTTCCAAGAGGGCAAGCGCTTCTTGCACGAGGAACTCGGCTTCAACTTCAGGATGAGCAATCTTCAGGCGGCCCTGGGAGTTGCCCAGCTCGAGCGGCTCGACGAGTTCGCCTCCCGCAAAAGACGCATGGGAGAGCGCTACAGCGCACTACTTTCGCAGATGCCTGGTATCACGCTCCCGGTTCCCGCGACGCCACACGCCGACAACATCTACTGGGTCTACGGCGTGGTCCTCGACGAGAGTATCGGCTTTGACGCCGAGGAGGCGATGCGCCGGCTTTCCGCCCTGGGTGTCGGCACGCGCCCCTTCTTCTGGCCGATGCACGAACAGCCGGTCCTGCGCAGGCTGGGACTCTTTGCCGGTGAAAGCTACCCCGTCGCCGAAAGACTCGCCCGTCGCGGCTTCTATCTGCCCAGCGGTCTCGCTCTTACCGATGTCCAGATCGAGCGTGCGGCTGCCGCGCTCGCCTCCGTCATCGGGCCGCAGACCGGCTCAGCATCGGATGTATCCGGCCAGGTGACGGCATGACCGTATTCGGCGCCTACGCCCATTACTACAACCTTCTGTACCGGGACAAGGACTACACGGGCGAGGTGGAGTACCTGGACGGTCTCATCCGCCGCCACCTCCCGTCGGCCGGCAGCGTGCTCGATTTAGGCTGCGGCACCGGGCGGCACGCGCTCTTGCTGGCGGGCCGCGGCTATCGCGTGACCGGGGTCGATGTCTCCGAGGAGATGTTGCGAACGGCCCGGGCGCAGGCCGTGTCGGCCACCTCCTTCCACCAGGGAGACATCCGCACTATCCGGCTCGGGGAGAATTTCGACGTGGTGGTCTCCCTGTTCCACGTCATCAGCTATCAAAGCGGCAATGCCGACCTCGCGGCGGCCTTTGCAACCGTGAGGGAACACCTAAGGCCGGGCGGGATCTTCATCTTCGACTGCTGGTACGGCCCGGCCGTCCTGAGCGATCCGCCGGTGGTGCGGGTCAAGCGGCTCGAGGATGAGGAAGTTCGGATCGTCAGGATAGCCGAGCCGGTCCTGCACCCAAACGAGAACCTGGTCGACGTAAATTACCAGGTCATGGTGTGCCATACGGGGACGGGCGTGACCGAGGAGCTTCGGGAGACGCACCGCATGCGTTACCTGTTTCTTCCCGAGTTGGAGGCCATGCTCCGGCAGGCCGGACTCCATCTTGACGGCGCCTTCGAGTGGATGACGGGCAACACGCCGGGTGTCGACACCTGGGGCGTCTGCTGTGTGGTGCGGGGATGAGGCGGATTGGGCTTTTTCTCGATGTCGAGCCGCATCTCGGCGGGACCTTCCAGTACAACCAGGCCGTGCTACACGCCCTGGCAGCGCTCCCGTCAGCCCACTTCCAGGTCGTGGTCGGCTACACCAGCGAGCTGTGGCGGGAGTATCTTGGCGAACTGCCCGTTGAGAGTTTCCGGGTCCGCTCCGGGATCATCGGGCGCGGTGTCGGCTACCTCTGGCACAGGCTCGACCTGCCCCTGGGCCCCTGGCGCGCGGTCAATCCCCTGTTTCACCCCATGGCGCGGGATCTCCTTGGCAAGAAGTGCGACCTCTGGATATTTCCCTCCCAGGACACCCGCGGCTGCGAGTTCCCGGTCCCCGCGCTCATCGCCATCCACGATCTCATGCACCGCTACGAGAGCCGCTTCCCCGAGGTGGGTACGCCCCGAGAGTTCAGGATACGCGAGAAGCAATATGCTTCCATCTGCCGTTGGGCGCGAGGAGTGCTGGTCGATTCGCGGATAGGTGCTGCTCAGGTGAGGGAGTCGTACGGGCTTCAGGAAGAGCGGATTCACGTCCTGCCGTTCATCGCCCCCCCCCATGCGTGGAACGATTCGCCGCCGCCGGGGTTTGATGAGCGGTACCACCTGCCGGAGAAGTTCGTGTTCTACCCGGCCCAGTTCTGGGAACACAAAA
It encodes the following:
- a CDS encoding glycosyltransferase family 9 protein, which codes for MSRLRVLILRPDNIGDLVLFSGALPHIRELYPDAEITLAVQEHVTGLFLSCPFIDSCVPVGTLSWWGIPGPGGGRLQALVKAVIDGVNGVRNALRPPFDVVICPLKSPDRHHLELVALLHAPQRYGVAGCTLNLPQAGLPARLRPRTLFTRYYDVSQEDPWRHELQFNADFLRFVGCRDVAPHDIAPVLWLSERDSRHVPALRDPERKTVALFPGAAAKIRCWDAANYGELAGRLQLPVVYAIFGSPGDHGLAVEVETAIKARCPSATVVNLAGQTTLRELAACIGHCNLFIGSETSGLHMAIAAGVPSVGIVGGGHFGRFVPWGDPEQHIFLTTELQCFHCNWKCDRGGECIASVTATEVAQAATQLLQRPQECRS
- a CDS encoding glycosyltransferase family 2 protein, giving the protein MARVRLSVITPVFNCARFIEFCLENVMRQECPEVEHVIVDGGSTDGTVAIIERYAALHDHIRYVSERDEGQSHAMNKGIAMARGEIVGFLNADDYYEPGALREVLTQWDGLPEPSLLVGNCNVWDDDGKLWFVSRPAGISLNNLLLGRYVEAFPMNPAAYFYHKSLHLRVGPYRVEEHAAMDLHFIFRAVQHAHVTYRDRTWGNYRYLEGTKTYEGDKCGANQARVRQITEQYRRQQPALRRIQLVLLEKFGRLFRKPAGVPEIH
- a CDS encoding glycosyltransferase, which translates into the protein MERIPFVSVIIPTYNRAHLLLLTLESFLAQDYPRDRYEIIVADNNSSDATRDVAQRYPDSSPVPVRYLFEPRQGVHYARNGAAVQARGEILYFTDDDMVAEPGLLRELVKVFELAPDIGSATGKVIGRFDEPPPRWVRRHLINYLLSLTPEATPEEVVISETDMVYSCHQAVRRDAFFRCGGFNPENTAGVWIGDGETGLGIKLAQSGYRFAYTPHSVIHHLIPASRTTLRYLVQRIGNQGYCDSYTAYRTHRNRGRLVRGMLWRNSAGALKTALVTAGRLILGKESWQFIPARIAYLHKRNLYDLRLLSDPAFRGMVEIDDWLSQR
- a CDS encoding cupin domain-containing protein, with the protein product MIEQITEDGKILAIIIPHSFAEPGIRFFTPDDFSQQLAYMSHPQGKVIDAHVHNAVLREVVYTQEVLFIRKGKLRVDFYNDGREYLESRVLVAGDVILLASGGHGMEALEPLEMIEVKQGPYSGDQDKSRFDGVAWQNIVLQER
- a CDS encoding DegT/DnrJ/EryC1/StrS family aminotransferase, with the protein product MMDFIPVNEPLLDGNEKKYLAQCIDTGWVSSEGPFVRSLEEMFAARMGRRYGVAVSNGTVALEAAIAALELPQGSEVILPTFTIISCAAAVIRAGLVPVVVDADPATWNMNVDRIEEKITPRTSAIMAVHIYGLPVPMAPLLEIAERHGLKVIEDAAQAHGLCCQGRPCGSFGDISTFSFYPNKLVTTGEGGIILTDDPVLAERCRSLRNLCFQEGKRFLHEELGFNFRMSNLQAALGVAQLERLDEFASRKRRMGERYSALLSQMPGITLPVPATPHADNIYWVYGVVLDESIGFDAEEAMRRLSALGVGTRPFFWPMHEQPVLRRLGLFAGESYPVAERLARRGFYLPSGLALTDVQIERAAAALASVIGPQTGSASDVSGQVTA
- a CDS encoding class I SAM-dependent DNA methyltransferase, producing MTVFGAYAHYYNLLYRDKDYTGEVEYLDGLIRRHLPSAGSVLDLGCGTGRHALLLAGRGYRVTGVDVSEEMLRTARAQAVSATSFHQGDIRTIRLGENFDVVVSLFHVISYQSGNADLAAAFATVREHLRPGGIFIFDCWYGPAVLSDPPVVRVKRLEDEEVRIVRIAEPVLHPNENLVDVNYQVMVCHTGTGVTEELRETHRMRYLFLPELEAMLRQAGLHLDGAFEWMTGNTPGVDTWGVCCVVRG
- a CDS encoding glycosyltransferase family 4 protein, with amino-acid sequence MRRIGLFLDVEPHLGGTFQYNQAVLHALAALPSAHFQVVVGYTSELWREYLGELPVESFRVRSGIIGRGVGYLWHRLDLPLGPWRAVNPLFHPMARDLLGKKCDLWIFPSQDTRGCEFPVPALIAIHDLMHRYESRFPEVGTPREFRIREKQYASICRWARGVLVDSRIGAAQVRESYGLQEERIHVLPFIAPPHAWNDSPPPGFDERYHLPEKFVFYPAQFWEHKNHARLVHAIARLKGDFPDLKLVLVGSLKNAYDGLVALIGELGLKDAVQFLGYVPDEDMPELYRRARALVMPTFFGPTNIPPLEAFAAGCPVAISDRYGMPEQAGDAALFFDPESVEAIAETVRRLWTDDALCAELVRRGTERAASWGQVQFGQRLQEIIETIT